The Chanos chanos chromosome 6, fChaCha1.1, whole genome shotgun sequence genome includes a region encoding these proteins:
- the LOC115814048 gene encoding butyrophilin subfamily 1 member A1, with product MNETQTVRKNHGDGHKCSERKFLVTNQFQVVGPAGPLVAVAGEDLVLPCSLKPNISAVDMTVEWSRLHGSDTLVHLYTDHEDRNEKQIQSYRERTALFKEELQKGNTSLKLFKVRVSDEGEYKCLIDNKNWQDDVTVEVRVEAVGTHPAISMEGYDHSGRLSLLCETKGWNPEPEILWLNSEGDSLPAENTETDRDTEGFNVKQRVIVQDSNTNRLFCRVLMRDHMRETEIYIPSKVFHTWKTAVTWISLLSIFFVIILGTMTIYIYKFKEEGSAVLVSGLNSNTSSLKKLDLSSKNLYDSGVKLLSAELKKSDCEVEILG from the exons ATGAATGAGACACAGACTGTCAGGAAGAACCACGGTGATGGACACAAGTGCAGTGAACGGAAGTTTTTAGTGACaa atcagtttcaggttgttggtccagctggtcctcttgttgctgtagctggtgaagacctggttctgccctgttctcttaaacccaacatcagtgctgtggacatgacagtggagtggagtagactccatggatcagacactctagtgcatctgtacacagaccatgaagacagaaatgagaaacagattCAGTCCtatagagagagaacagcactgtttaaagaggaactgcagaaaggcaacacttcattaaaactcttcaaagtgagagtctctgatgaaggagaatataaatgtttgattgaTAATAAAAACTGGCAGGATGATGTGACTGTTGAAGTCAGAGTTGAAG CTGTAGGAACCCACCCAGCGATCTCTATGGAGGGCTATGATCATTCAGGAAGACtgagtctactgtgtgaaactAAAGGTTGGAACCCTGAGCCTGAAATTTTGTGGTTGAACAGTGAAGGAGACAGTCTCCCTGCtgagaatacagagacagacagagacacagagggtttCAATGTGAAACAACGTGTTattgtacaggacagtaacaccaacagACTCTTCTGTAGAGTACTAATGAGAGACCacatgagggagacagagatttaCATCCCAA GTAAAGTTTTTCACACGTGGAAGACTGCTGTCACCTGGATTTCACTTCTCTCCATATTCTTTGTCATCATCCTAGGCACAATGACAATCTACATTTATAAATTTAAAG AGGAAGGCAGTGCAGTTCTGGTCTCAGGTCTAAACTCAAACACCTCCAGTCTGAAAAAACTGGATCTGAGTAGTAAAAATCTCTatgactcaggagtgaagctgctctctgctgaactGAAGAAGTCTGACTGTGAAGTGGAGATACTggggtaa